One window of Candidatus Cetobacterium colombiensis genomic DNA carries:
- a CDS encoding Cof-type HAD-IIB family hydrolase, protein MIIKSIALDLDGTLLNSKKELSEKNKIILNELYKKGVEILIVTGRSYSATKDVIKKLEIPVVSICYNGAKVVDSKDDSILYEEPLSEEIVKILIDIFKKNNTHLNLYQDEEWFVEDKKNWQSTYYKNNIKIEPIEKNFSTFLSLLMTKALFIDERKNLEEIEKQIKEKLQDTVHLTYSQERYLEILNKKVNKGKTLEKILKEKGLSMDTCVAFGDANNDKEMIEMVKYGVAMGNAEEELKKIANYTTLTNDEDGVYNFLIQI, encoded by the coding sequence ATGATAATAAAATCAATAGCTTTAGATTTAGATGGAACCTTATTAAACTCAAAAAAAGAATTAAGTGAAAAAAATAAAATTATTTTAAATGAACTTTATAAAAAAGGAGTAGAAATTTTAATAGTTACTGGAAGATCATATTCTGCAACTAAGGATGTAATAAAAAAACTAGAAATACCAGTTGTTTCTATTTGTTATAATGGTGCTAAAGTTGTAGATTCAAAAGATGATAGTATTTTATATGAAGAACCTCTTTCAGAAGAAATAGTAAAAATATTAATAGATATTTTTAAGAAAAATAATACTCATTTAAATTTATATCAGGATGAAGAATGGTTTGTAGAAGATAAAAAAAATTGGCAGTCAACATATTATAAAAATAATATAAAAATAGAACCAATAGAAAAAAATTTTTCTACATTTTTAAGTTTATTAATGACTAAAGCACTATTTATTGATGAGAGAAAAAATTTAGAAGAGATTGAAAAACAAATAAAAGAAAAACTTCAAGACACAGTTCATTTAACTTATTCTCAGGAAAGATATTTGGAAATTTTAAATAAAAAAGTAAATAAAGGAAAGACTTTAGAAAAAATATTAAAAGAAAAAGGATTATCAATGGACACTTGTGTTGCATTTGGAGATGCAAATAATGATAAAGAGATGATTGAAATGGTTAAATATGGTGTCGCTATGGGGAATGCGGAAGAGGAATTAAAAAAGATAGCTAATTATACAACTTTAACAAATGACGAAGATGGTGTGTATAATTTTTTGATACAAATATAA
- a CDS encoding NUDIX hydrolase produces MKLDDLKFLKVKIEEHPTRNIKLEFLDKPNAIAALILNYEEDKVLLVEQYRPGVSKKLLEIPAGIIENNEESDETLKREVREETGYKIDSFNILYKPSVPLVLSPGYTSEELYVYIIKLKSQNEIVYEKELDEGEDLESYWYPINEIKKITNDFKTHYALELYKNLKNGVN; encoded by the coding sequence ATGAAATTAGATGATTTAAAATTTTTAAAAGTAAAAATAGAAGAACATCCAACTAGAAATATTAAATTAGAGTTTTTAGATAAGCCTAATGCTATAGCTGCACTAATTTTAAATTATGAAGAAGACAAAGTATTGTTAGTGGAACAATATAGACCTGGAGTTTCAAAAAAATTATTAGAAATACCAGCAGGTATAATAGAAAATAATGAAGAATCAGACGAAACATTAAAAAGAGAAGTAAGAGAAGAAACAGGATATAAAATAGATAGTTTCAATATTTTATATAAACCTTCAGTGCCATTAGTTTTATCACCTGGTTATACATCAGAAGAATTATATGTGTATATAATAAAGTTAAAATCACAAAATGAAATAGTATATGAGAAAGAATTAGATGAAGGTGAAGATTTAGAAAGCTATTGGTATCCAATAAATGAAATAAAAAAAATAACTAATGATTTTAAAACACATTATGCATTAGAATTATATAAAAATTTAAAAAATGGAGTGAACTAA
- a CDS encoding aminotransferase-like domain-containing protein produces MNILFKDFKIENNKYVYMPLYIFLKNKIEKKELSYKLPPIRKVSKFLNISSNTVAKAYLELEKINYVKSIKGSGFFIKQIFLSKNISSNFNLENDDNFNSIQNLKIDFINSTPNFSFLPVKDIKYAINHILDRDQEMALINEGPLGGIELRKSILHSLDSLKISAQVENIHILSGAQQGIDLISKTLAFPKDNILIENPTYLGALNSFKNQNLTICTIDLENDGLNILKLEQFLLKNKIKFIYLMTNFQTPTGINLSDLKKEKLIELSEKFDFYIIEDDSASDLYYSDYIPLPLKSLDKYDRVIYIKSFSKIFMPGFRLGFIIVPNKLLTSFLNKKILSESNTSTLYQKSFALLLESGLIEKHISLCRKNFKDIQNTIITELRKIPNIHFSIPSGGCSLWIKLPNNISSVSIFNKLLKDGVGIVPGDTYGFDNHIKLNFSRITKSDAILGIQLLKNTIKFFENLEIS; encoded by the coding sequence ATGAATATTCTTTTTAAAGACTTCAAAATTGAAAATAATAAGTATGTCTATATGCCTTTATATATTTTTTTAAAAAATAAAATTGAAAAAAAAGAGCTTTCTTATAAATTACCACCTATTAGAAAAGTTTCTAAATTTTTAAATATAAGTTCTAATACCGTAGCTAAAGCATATCTTGAATTAGAAAAAATTAACTATGTTAAATCGATTAAAGGAAGTGGTTTTTTTATAAAACAAATTTTTCTTTCAAAAAATATTAGTTCTAATTTTAATTTAGAAAATGATGATAACTTTAATTCTATTCAGAATTTAAAAATAGATTTTATTAATTCTACACCTAATTTTAGTTTTTTACCTGTTAAAGATATTAAATATGCAATTAATCATATTTTAGATCGAGATCAAGAAATGGCTTTAATAAATGAGGGACCTTTGGGAGGAATTGAACTTAGAAAATCTATATTACATTCTTTAGATTCATTAAAAATATCAGCTCAAGTTGAAAATATTCATATTTTATCTGGAGCTCAACAAGGAATCGATTTAATTTCAAAAACTTTAGCATTTCCCAAAGATAATATCCTTATTGAAAATCCAACATATTTAGGCGCTCTTAATTCTTTTAAGAATCAAAATTTAACAATTTGTACTATAGATTTAGAAAATGATGGATTAAATATTTTAAAGCTTGAACAATTTCTATTAAAAAATAAAATAAAATTTATTTATTTAATGACAAATTTTCAAACTCCAACTGGTATTAATTTATCTGATTTAAAAAAAGAAAAACTTATTGAACTATCTGAAAAATTTGATTTTTATATTATTGAAGATGATTCTGCATCTGATTTATATTATTCAGATTATATTCCTTTACCATTAAAATCTTTAGATAAATATGACCGTGTTATATATATTAAAAGTTTTTCAAAAATATTTATGCCTGGATTTAGATTGGGTTTTATAATCGTTCCTAATAAACTTTTAACTTCTTTTTTAAATAAGAAAATTTTATCCGAATCTAATACATCTACTCTATATCAAAAATCTTTTGCTTTACTCCTTGAATCAGGATTAATTGAAAAACATATTAGTCTTTGTCGAAAAAATTTTAAAGATATTCAAAATACTATAATTACAGAGCTTAGGAAAATACCAAATATTCATTTTTCCATTCCAAGTGGAGGATGTTCATTATGGATAAAACTTCCTAATAATATTTCTTCCGTTAGTATTTTTAATAAACTTTTAAAAGATGGCGTTGGTATTGTTCCAGGTGATACATATGGTTTTGACAATCATATAAAACTAAATTTTTCAAGAATAACAAAATCTGATGCTATTTTAGGAATTCAACTTTTAAAAAATACAATTAAATTCTTTGAAAATTTAGAAATATCATAG
- a CDS encoding RluA family pseudouridine synthase, producing MKFKVSERNELMKFLVENLTKQSKNNIKTLLSKEQILVNGKIERQFNLVLNPGDEVSINWNKNRNDQTPKGIKILFEDKDIVVIEKENGLLSISTEKKSNERTAYKLLMDYMKSKDKKERIFIVHRLDKDTSGVMIFAKSEKVKEQLQENWNDLVLEREYSVIVEGIVKEKVGQIKSYLKENKVFTTYSVKDDKNGGKLAITNYKVVKTKGKFTYLKAALETGRKNQIRVHMSDIGHPVVGDKKYGAQTNILKRLGLHAHTLKIKHPVTNEVMSFVSPTPKEFTRIIGE from the coding sequence ATGAAGTTTAAAGTAAGTGAAAGAAATGAATTGATGAAATTTTTAGTTGAAAATTTAACAAAACAAAGTAAAAATAACATAAAAACACTTTTATCAAAAGAACAAATTTTAGTAAACGGAAAAATAGAAAGACAATTTAATTTAGTATTAAATCCCGGTGATGAAGTTTCTATAAATTGGAATAAAAATAGAAATGACCAAACTCCTAAAGGAATAAAAATATTATTTGAAGACAAAGATATTGTTGTTATCGAAAAAGAAAATGGTTTATTATCAATATCAACCGAGAAAAAAAGTAATGAGAGAACAGCATATAAACTTTTAATGGATTATATGAAGTCAAAAGATAAAAAAGAGAGAATATTTATTGTTCATAGATTAGATAAAGATACGTCAGGAGTTATGATTTTTGCAAAATCTGAAAAAGTGAAAGAGCAATTACAAGAAAATTGGAATGATTTGGTTTTAGAAAGAGAATACTCAGTTATAGTTGAAGGAATAGTTAAAGAAAAAGTAGGGCAAATTAAATCGTATTTAAAAGAAAATAAAGTATTTACAACATATTCTGTAAAAGATGATAAAAATGGTGGAAAGTTAGCAATAACAAACTATAAAGTAGTAAAGACAAAAGGAAAATTTACTTACTTAAAAGCCGCATTAGAAACAGGAAGAAAAAATCAAATTAGAGTTCATATGAGCGACATAGGACATCCAGTAGTAGGAGATAAAAAATATGGAGCTCAAACAAATATTTTAAAGAGATTAGGATTACACGCACATACTTTAAAAATTAAGCATCCAGTAACAAATGAAGTAATGAGTTTCGTGTCACCTACTCCAAAAGAATTTACAAGAATAATAGGAGAGTAA
- a CDS encoding LacI family DNA-binding transcriptional regulator has product MVTQAELAKKLGITRTTVARALNGSKNIKSETKEKILKLAEEMGYEKNYLGSSLAIKEKKLITAILVKSMNEDYLKNIKNGLKDLQEEVKAYGIKIKILETDINDSAEQIKLLNKTLEKKIHGLIITPLDKEKVIKILQPIKDEIKIVSIGRQLFDSGVYIDSKYEKSGRIAGDILANVVNKNKKILVIDAGDDLISSKKYLKGFCDKLNELDRSMIGPINIENLLNNKNKVTDYLLEDIEGVYLNRYAPEIIEYLGEIKKDNYKFVTNGFNEKIRGLIKNNKVIATVSEDFYNQGYTAGKKIFELLYKMDLKKSQEYQTKIDILFKESLD; this is encoded by the coding sequence GTGGTTACTCAAGCGGAATTAGCAAAAAAGTTGGGAATAACAAGAACAACTGTAGCAAGAGCTTTAAATGGGAGTAAAAATATAAAAAGTGAAACAAAAGAAAAGATTTTAAAGTTAGCAGAAGAGATGGGGTATGAAAAAAATTATTTGGGAAGCTCTTTAGCTATAAAAGAAAAAAAATTGATAACAGCAATATTAGTAAAATCAATGAATGAAGATTATTTAAAAAATATCAAAAATGGTTTAAAGGATTTACAAGAAGAAGTAAAAGCTTATGGTATTAAAATAAAAATATTGGAAACAGATATAAATGATAGTGCTGAACAAATAAAACTTTTAAATAAAACTTTAGAAAAAAAAATTCATGGTTTAATAATAACACCTTTAGACAAAGAAAAGGTAATAAAAATTTTGCAACCAATAAAAGATGAAATAAAAATTGTTTCAATAGGAAGGCAACTTTTTGATAGTGGGGTTTATATAGATTCAAAATATGAAAAATCAGGAAGAATAGCTGGAGATATTTTAGCAAATGTTGTTAATAAAAATAAAAAAATATTAGTAATAGATGCAGGAGACGATTTAATATCATCTAAAAAATATTTAAAGGGATTTTGTGATAAATTAAATGAGTTAGATAGGTCAATGATAGGACCAATTAATATTGAAAATTTATTAAATAATAAAAATAAAGTAACAGATTATCTTTTGGAAGATATTGAAGGAGTTTATTTAAATAGATATGCTCCAGAAATCATCGAATATTTAGGGGAAATAAAAAAAGATAATTATAAATTCGTAACAAATGGATTTAATGAAAAAATACGGGGTCTAATAAAAAATAACAAAGTTATAGCAACTGTATCAGAAGATTTTTATAATCAAGGATATACTGCAGGAAAGAAAATTTTTGAACTATTATATAAGATGGATTTAAAAAAATCTCAAGAATATCAAACTAAGATAGATATTTTATTCAAGGAAAGTTTAGATTAG
- a CDS encoding ParA family protein yields MGKIITIKNNKGGVGKSTLSKNIAHGLAMLDFKTALITSDAQNDSLILLGGWFEGGKGFKSFVQSGEEIKIKIRENLDYFPVETDIFGINLKNKIKKTFELLKEQYDFIIVDCAPVFNILNDVILEITDEIIVPIKLDKLSTAGITRLIEKAEGNKITQIVPNLYRNTKISREYFKSLSEFFNNTGVTLAHPIPESVVEEQLSEKGKTIWETQAKRAEELQNLYGDIIGGIIND; encoded by the coding sequence ATGGGGAAAATAATAACTATAAAAAATAATAAAGGTGGCGTTGGAAAATCTACTTTATCAAAAAACATCGCTCACGGTCTTGCTATGCTTGATTTTAAAACAGCTTTAATTACTTCAGATGCACAAAATGATAGTTTAATTCTTTTAGGTGGATGGTTCGAAGGTGGAAAAGGCTTCAAATCATTCGTTCAAAGTGGTGAGGAAATAAAAATAAAAATTAGGGAAAATTTAGATTACTTCCCTGTTGAAACAGATATTTTTGGAATTAATTTAAAAAATAAAATAAAAAAAACTTTTGAACTTTTAAAAGAACAATATGATTTTATAATTGTTGACTGTGCTCCTGTTTTCAACATTTTAAATGATGTTATTCTAGAAATTACTGATGAAATAATTGTTCCTATTAAACTAGATAAATTAAGTACTGCCGGTATAACTAGATTAATCGAAAAAGCTGAGGGAAATAAAATTACTCAAATAGTGCCTAACTTATATAGAAATACTAAAATCTCTCGTGAATATTTTAAAAGTTTATCAGAATTTTTTAATAATACAGGAGTAACATTAGCTCATCCAATTCCTGAAAGTGTTGTTGAAGAACAACTTTCTGAAAAAGGAAAAACTATTTGGGAAACTCAAGCTAAAAGAGCTGAAGAACTTCAAAACTTATACGGAGATATTATTGGAGGAATTATAAATGACTAG
- a CDS encoding ABC transporter substrate-binding protein: MKKFIKLLTIFFLMVITVFSATEKIVRIGLGYSGRSYDPHRHTDSSTLAITKQIYNNLFILSDKNEVVGELADKVSYDGNIIVIELKKNIFFQDGEELTAEIVRKSLERNKQIPVTKILVDPVEKIEILDKHKLKIYCKTNPDILVHNLSHSSLAIVKEDNRGKLVGTGAFKLLDWGTGEKVILEKNKKYFKGNPKVDKLEFVTIPEAPNRYIALETNEIQIAYDIASIDVKAFKESKELRIINELSYGTDFLSINTEKAPLNDKNLRKAIAYAIDKKSINEVIFENTSQVANSIITPNTFGYLEIDGIEYNLDKAKEIMKNYKKPINIDLWIYEDTSKYQMAQIIQANLKEIGIEVNIQTLELSSFLQLTAQGKHNALIGLWYTSTGDADYGYYPLLHNNSRGGVGNRSFYNNEKVNILLDEARKETLKENRLKKYEEIQKIVGEENPIIPIVYKTYNIGLNNSIKGFKFNPNGNHILENIEY; the protein is encoded by the coding sequence ATGAAAAAATTTATAAAATTATTAACGATATTTTTTTTGATGGTTATTACAGTTTTTTCTGCAACAGAAAAAATTGTAAGGATAGGATTAGGTTATAGTGGAAGATCTTATGACCCACATAGACATACCGATAGTTCAACCTTAGCAATAACAAAACAAATTTATAATAACCTATTTATTTTAAGTGATAAAAATGAAGTGGTGGGAGAACTAGCAGATAAAGTTTCTTATGATGGTAATATAATTGTAATTGAATTGAAAAAAAATATTTTTTTTCAAGATGGAGAAGAATTAACAGCTGAAATTGTAAGGAAAAGTTTAGAAAGAAATAAGCAAATACCTGTTACAAAAATATTAGTTGATCCAGTTGAAAAAATAGAAATTTTAGATAAACATAAACTAAAAATATATTGTAAAACGAATCCAGATATATTAGTTCATAATTTAAGTCATTCCTCTTTAGCTATTGTGAAGGAAGATAATAGAGGAAAATTAGTAGGAACAGGAGCATTCAAACTTTTAGATTGGGGAACAGGAGAAAAAGTAATCTTAGAAAAAAATAAAAAATATTTTAAAGGAAATCCAAAAGTAGATAAATTGGAATTTGTAACTATTCCAGAGGCTCCAAATAGATATATAGCATTAGAAACAAATGAGATTCAAATAGCATATGATATAGCTTCAATTGATGTAAAAGCTTTTAAAGAATCAAAAGAGTTAAGAATAATAAATGAATTGTCTTATGGAACAGATTTTTTATCTATAAATACAGAAAAAGCTCCATTGAATGATAAAAATTTAAGAAAAGCAATAGCATATGCAATTGATAAGAAGTCAATAAATGAAGTTATTTTTGAAAATACATCACAAGTGGCCAATTCTATAATAACACCAAATACATTTGGTTATTTGGAGATAGATGGAATTGAATATAATTTAGATAAAGCAAAAGAAATAATGAAAAATTATAAAAAACCAATAAATATAGATTTATGGATATATGAAGATACAAGTAAATATCAAATGGCTCAAATAATACAGGCTAATTTAAAAGAAATAGGAATAGAAGTAAATATTCAAACTTTAGAACTTTCATCATTTTTACAATTAACAGCTCAAGGAAAACATAATGCATTAATAGGATTATGGTATACAAGTACTGGAGATGCGGATTATGGATATTATCCATTATTACATAATAACTCTAGAGGAGGAGTTGGAAATAGGAGTTTTTATAATAATGAAAAAGTAAATATTTTATTAGATGAAGCAAGAAAAGAGACATTAAAAGAAAATAGATTAAAAAAATATGAAGAAATACAAAAAATAGTAGGAGAAGAAAATCCAATAATACCAATAGTATATAAAACTTATAATATTGGATTAAATAACTCAATAAAAGGATTTAAATTTAATCCAAATGGAAATCATATTTTAGAAAATATAGAATATTAA